One Actinomyces respiraculi DNA window includes the following coding sequences:
- the recF gene encoding DNA replication/repair protein RecF (All proteins in this family for which functions are known are DNA-binding proteins that assist the filamentation of RecA onto DNA for the initiation of recombination or recombinational repair.): MYVSDLALDDFRSYEHLVVSFEPGITTFVGPNGQGKTNLVEAIGYLSTLSSHRVGSESALVRRAAPGEEQPGGAVVRAKVIHGERPTVLEVEIVSGKANRARLNRGQTRPRELLGLLRTVAFAPEDLALVREEPVVRRRFLDDLAVTLRPALAGVRVEHDRILAQRASLLKAARAARGVSASMATSLEVWDAQLAAVDARLIAARVDVVTHLRDWVASSYATVSTVSGAQSEAQIAYRASLLLREGAAEPDPRRSTAWLEEEKELLDVEATTARLIAAMADLHPQEVERGANLVGAHRDDLSLFLGGLPAKGFASHGEQWSMALALRLASYEMLRHDVDAFGGDGEPVLILDDVFASLDARRRRALTGVVAGAQQALVTAAVDEDVPSEIDGARFKVEASTLTAVT, from the coding sequence GTGTACGTCTCTGACCTCGCACTCGACGACTTCCGCTCCTACGAGCACCTCGTCGTCTCCTTTGAGCCGGGCATAACGACCTTCGTCGGGCCCAACGGGCAGGGAAAGACCAACCTCGTGGAGGCCATCGGCTACCTGTCGACCCTGTCCAGCCACCGCGTGGGCAGCGAGTCGGCACTTGTGCGCCGGGCCGCTCCGGGCGAGGAACAGCCCGGGGGCGCCGTCGTGCGCGCCAAGGTCATCCACGGTGAGCGGCCGACGGTTCTGGAAGTCGAGATCGTCTCGGGCAAGGCGAATCGCGCCCGGCTCAACCGGGGACAGACCCGGCCGCGCGAGCTGCTCGGACTCCTGCGCACCGTGGCCTTCGCCCCCGAGGACCTGGCGCTTGTGCGTGAGGAACCGGTGGTGCGCCGCCGCTTTCTCGATGACCTGGCCGTCACCCTGCGCCCCGCCCTGGCCGGCGTGCGCGTCGAGCACGACCGGATCCTGGCCCAGCGTGCGAGCCTGCTCAAGGCGGCGCGTGCCGCCCGGGGTGTGAGTGCGTCGATGGCGACGAGCCTGGAGGTGTGGGACGCCCAGCTGGCGGCGGTAGACGCCCGCCTCATCGCCGCCAGGGTCGACGTCGTCACCCACCTGCGTGACTGGGTGGCCTCCTCCTACGCCACCGTCAGCACCGTCAGTGGAGCCCAGTCCGAGGCCCAGATCGCCTACCGCGCGAGCCTGCTGCTGCGCGAGGGGGCCGCGGAGCCCGACCCCCGGCGGAGCACGGCCTGGCTGGAGGAGGAGAAGGAACTGCTCGACGTCGAGGCAACGACGGCGCGGCTCATCGCAGCGATGGCGGACCTGCACCCGCAGGAGGTTGAGCGCGGGGCGAATCTTGTGGGTGCGCACCGCGACGACCTGTCGCTCTTCCTCGGCGGCCTGCCCGCCAAGGGCTTCGCCTCCCACGGTGAGCAGTGGTCCATGGCCTTGGCGCTCAGGCTCGCCTCCTACGAGATGCTGCGCCACGACGTCGACGCCTTCGGGGGCGACGGCGAGCCCGTGCTCATCCTCGATGACGTCTTCGCCTCCCTGGACGCCCGCCGCCGCCGGGCCCTGACGGGCGTTGTCGCCGGAGCCCAGCAGGCCCTGGTGACGGCGGCCGTTGACGAGGATGTGCCCAGCGAGATCGACGGTGCACGCTTCAAGGTCGAGGCCTCGACACTGACGGCGGTGACCTGA
- a CDS encoding DUF721 domain-containing protein encodes MGEDKQAEERPGGPATRRPDEEDDSLALQVLARAQSRAWGSGDERARLARTPAGEDGVAAWDAPRRRRSERADEGDDEERGPGLARGRDRPGPTRFDPRPGGRELGDSFAERGWAGKLAMAQLAVAWPRIVGERVAEHTQVVAFEVGRLDVRATSTAWAQQLRLLMPSIQREIAAELERITRARPGPGGRRRVEVPQVEMRVLGPTGPTWGHGRFGAARGGRGPRDTYG; translated from the coding sequence ATGGGCGAGGACAAGCAGGCCGAGGAGCGCCCGGGAGGCCCGGCAACCCGACGCCCGGACGAGGAGGATGACTCGCTGGCCCTGCAGGTGCTCGCCCGCGCCCAGTCACGAGCCTGGGGCTCGGGTGACGAGCGCGCGCGCCTGGCACGCACGCCGGCCGGTGAGGACGGGGTGGCGGCCTGGGACGCGCCGCGCCGTCGCCGGAGTGAGCGGGCCGACGAGGGCGACGACGAGGAGCGCGGGCCCGGGCTGGCCCGGGGGCGAGATCGGCCCGGCCCCACGCGCTTCGACCCGCGTCCGGGAGGGCGCGAGCTGGGCGACTCCTTCGCCGAGCGCGGCTGGGCCGGCAAGCTCGCCATGGCCCAGCTCGCCGTCGCCTGGCCCAGGATCGTTGGTGAGCGGGTGGCCGAGCACACGCAGGTGGTGGCCTTCGAGGTGGGCCGTCTCGATGTGCGGGCGACGTCGACGGCGTGGGCCCAGCAGCTGCGCCTGCTCATGCCCTCGATCCAGCGGGAGATCGCCGCGGAGCTGGAGCGGATCACACGGGCCCGTCCGGGACCCGGGGGCCGACGTCGGGTCGAGGTGCCGCAGGTCGAGATGCGCGTGCTGGGGCCCACGGGTCCGACCTGGGGTCATGGGCGCTTTGGTGCGGCCCGCGGGGGCCGCGGACCGCGCGACACCTACGGCTGA
- the gyrB gene encoding DNA topoisomerase (ATP-hydrolyzing) subunit B has translation MTTGAESPAGTRPVGQGSADYGASDITVLEGLEAVRKRPGMYIGSTGERGLHHLVYEVVDNAVDEALAGYCDHIEVTIQADGGLKVVDNGRGIPVDEHPTEHRPTVEVVMTILHAGGKFGGGGYAVSGGLHGVGISVVNALSTRVDTEIRRQGHVWRMSFADGGRPVTELVKGEATEETGTTQTFYPDPEIFETVEFDYETLRRRFQQMAFLNKGLRISLTDEREGVTDDGDEITGDEPGTTDDPVKGHRQVTYCYANGLHDYVAFLNKAKKVELVHPEIIDFEAEQQLDDVRGISLEIAMQWTSAYSESVHTYANTINTTEGGTHEEGFRTALTSLVNRYGREKGLIKDRDDNLTGDDIREGLTAVISVKLSEPQFEGQTKTKLGNTEARTFVLQTVNSRLGDWFDSHPAEAKAIISKALQAAAARVAARKAREATRRKGVLESASMPGKLRDCSSRNAADCEIFIVEGDSAGGSAVGGRDPEHQAIMPIRGKILNVEKARLDRALSSDTIRSLITAFGTGIGEDFDIARLRYGKIVIMADADVDGQHIATLLLTLLFRYMRPLIEQGHTYIAMPPLYRLKWSNAEHEFAYSDAERDQLLRAGAEAGRRLPKEGGIQRYKGLGEMNDHELWETTMDPATRILKKVTLDEAADADETFSILMGDDVEQRRSFIQRNAADVRFLDI, from the coding sequence GTGACCACCGGCGCCGAGAGCCCGGCTGGGACCCGTCCCGTCGGCCAGGGCAGCGCCGATTACGGCGCCAGCGACATCACCGTTCTCGAGGGCCTGGAGGCCGTACGCAAGCGCCCGGGCATGTACATCGGCTCCACCGGCGAGCGCGGCCTGCACCACCTGGTCTACGAGGTCGTGGACAACGCCGTCGATGAGGCCCTGGCCGGCTACTGCGACCACATCGAGGTCACCATCCAGGCCGACGGCGGCCTCAAAGTGGTCGACAACGGCCGCGGCATCCCCGTGGACGAGCACCCCACCGAGCACCGCCCCACCGTCGAGGTCGTCATGACGATCCTGCACGCCGGCGGCAAGTTCGGCGGCGGCGGCTACGCCGTCTCCGGCGGCCTGCACGGCGTGGGCATCAGCGTCGTCAACGCCCTGTCGACGCGGGTGGACACCGAGATTCGCCGCCAGGGGCACGTGTGGCGCATGAGTTTCGCCGACGGCGGCCGCCCCGTGACCGAGCTTGTCAAGGGTGAGGCCACCGAGGAGACCGGCACGACCCAGACCTTCTACCCGGACCCGGAGATCTTCGAGACCGTCGAGTTCGATTATGAGACCCTGCGCCGCCGCTTCCAGCAGATGGCCTTCCTCAACAAGGGCCTGCGCATCAGCCTGACCGATGAGCGCGAGGGTGTCACCGACGACGGCGACGAGATCACCGGTGACGAGCCGGGCACCACCGATGACCCTGTCAAGGGCCACCGCCAGGTCACCTACTGCTACGCCAACGGCCTGCACGACTACGTCGCCTTCCTCAACAAGGCGAAGAAGGTCGAGCTCGTTCACCCCGAGATCATCGACTTCGAGGCCGAGCAGCAGCTCGACGACGTGCGCGGCATCAGCCTCGAGATCGCCATGCAGTGGACCAGCGCCTACTCCGAGTCGGTGCACACCTACGCCAACACGATCAACACAACCGAAGGTGGCACGCACGAGGAGGGCTTCCGCACGGCGCTGACCTCCCTGGTCAACCGCTACGGGCGCGAGAAGGGCCTCATCAAGGACCGGGACGACAACCTCACCGGTGATGACATCCGTGAGGGCCTGACCGCCGTCATCTCCGTCAAGCTCTCCGAGCCGCAGTTCGAGGGCCAGACGAAGACCAAGCTCGGTAACACCGAGGCCCGCACCTTCGTCCTGCAGACCGTCAACTCCAGGCTCGGAGACTGGTTCGACTCCCACCCGGCCGAGGCCAAGGCGATCATCTCCAAGGCCCTGCAGGCCGCGGCCGCCCGGGTGGCGGCCCGCAAGGCGCGTGAGGCCACCAGGCGCAAGGGCGTTCTGGAGTCCGCCTCCATGCCCGGCAAGCTGCGTGACTGCTCGAGCCGCAACGCCGCCGACTGCGAGATCTTCATCGTCGAGGGCGACTCCGCCGGGGGCTCCGCCGTCGGCGGGCGCGACCCCGAGCACCAGGCGATCATGCCGATCCGCGGCAAGATCCTCAACGTCGAGAAGGCGCGCCTGGACCGGGCCCTGTCCTCGGACACGATCCGCTCGCTCATCACCGCCTTCGGTACGGGCATCGGTGAGGACTTCGACATCGCGCGGCTGCGTTACGGCAAGATCGTCATCATGGCCGATGCCGACGTCGACGGTCAGCACATCGCCACTCTCCTGCTCACGCTGCTCTTCCGCTACATGCGGCCCCTCATCGAGCAGGGCCACACTTACATCGCCATGCCGCCGCTGTACCGCCTCAAGTGGTCCAACGCGGAGCACGAGTTCGCCTACTCCGACGCCGAGCGCGACCAGCTGCTGCGGGCCGGGGCCGAGGCCGGGCGCCGTCTGCCCAAGGAGGGCGGCATCCAGCGTTACAAGGGTCTGGGCGAGATGAACGACCACGAGCTGTGGGAGACGACGATGGACCCGGCCACCCGCATCCTCAAGAAGGTCACCCTCGACGAGGCCGCCGACGCCGACGAGACCTTCTCGATCCTCATGGGCGACGACGTCGAGCAGCGCCGCTCCTTCATCCAGCGCAACGCCGCCGACGTCCGCTTCCTCGACATCTGA
- the gyrA gene encoding DNA gyrase subunit A, whose translation MSDETTNLPVEEQTHDRVQPVDLQMEMQRSYLDYAMSVIVGRALPDVRDGLKPVHRRVLYAMYDGGYRPTSSFSKSSRVVGEVMGNYHPHGDGAIYDALARLVQWWSLRYPLVAGQGNFGTPGNLGPAAPRYTECKMAPLAMEMVRDIDEESVDFQDNYDGKNQEPTILPARFPNLLVNGSEGIAVGMATRIPPHNLREVADGVQWFLAHPDASREELLEELIKRIPGPDFPTGATILGRRGIEDAYRTGRGSITQRAVVSVEEIQGRQCLVVTELPYQVNPDNLADKIAQLVRDGQITGIADIRDETSGRTGQRLVIVLKRDAVAKVVLNNLYKRTPLQDNFPANMLALVDGVPRTLSLDGFVRHWVTHQIDVIVRRSRFRLRKAEERLHVLAGLLKAIDALDAVIALIRRSPTADEARTGLMGLLGVDEIQADAILSLQLRRLAALERLKIQQEADELQARVDNLKEIIASPERQRGIVSTELAEIVEKYGDERRTRIVPFDGEMSMEDLIPEEEVVVTITRSGYAKRTRTDQYRSQHRGGKGVKGAALREDDVVDHFFVTTTHHWLLFFTNLGRVYRAKGYELPEGGRDAKGQHVANLLAFQQGEEIAQVMELKDYEQADYLVLATRRGRVKKTRLADYDSPRSAGLIAINLREDEDGQADELVSASLLSEGQDLLLVSRHGQSTRFTASENELRTMGRATSGVTGMRFRGDDSLLAMDVVDPSWTDADLFVVTEGGFAKRTNVQEYPTKHRGGLGVKVANLVEERGDLVGALVTAPNDEVMCIMASGKVVRSAVAEVSVTGRNTQGVTLAKPDDGDRIIAVARNAERELDGDEPTGSADSAGSAESAVSASSADDPEAVALADEDSEEQA comes from the coding sequence GTGAGTGACGAGACCACCAACCTCCCCGTCGAGGAGCAGACCCACGACCGCGTCCAGCCGGTCGACCTCCAGATGGAGATGCAGCGCTCCTACCTCGACTACGCCATGAGCGTCATCGTCGGGCGCGCCCTGCCGGACGTGCGTGACGGCCTCAAGCCCGTCCACCGCCGTGTCCTGTACGCCATGTACGACGGCGGCTACCGCCCCACGTCTTCCTTCTCCAAGTCCTCGCGCGTCGTCGGCGAGGTCATGGGCAACTACCACCCGCATGGTGACGGGGCGATTTACGACGCTCTGGCCCGTCTTGTGCAGTGGTGGTCCCTGCGCTACCCGCTGGTGGCCGGGCAGGGCAACTTCGGCACCCCCGGCAACCTGGGGCCGGCCGCCCCCCGGTACACCGAGTGCAAGATGGCGCCGCTGGCCATGGAGATGGTTCGCGACATCGACGAGGAGAGCGTCGACTTCCAGGACAACTACGACGGTAAGAACCAGGAGCCGACGATCCTGCCGGCCCGCTTCCCGAATCTGCTGGTCAATGGCAGCGAGGGCATCGCCGTCGGTATGGCCACCCGGATCCCGCCGCACAACCTGCGTGAGGTGGCCGACGGCGTCCAGTGGTTCCTCGCGCACCCCGATGCCTCGCGTGAGGAGCTGCTCGAAGAGCTCATCAAGCGCATCCCCGGCCCGGACTTCCCCACGGGCGCCACGATCCTGGGACGCCGTGGCATTGAGGACGCCTACCGCACGGGTCGCGGCTCGATCACGCAGCGTGCCGTCGTCAGCGTTGAGGAGATTCAGGGCCGTCAGTGTCTGGTGGTCACCGAGCTGCCCTACCAGGTCAATCCGGACAACCTGGCGGACAAGATCGCCCAGCTGGTGCGCGATGGCCAGATCACCGGCATTGCGGACATCCGTGATGAGACCAGTGGTCGCACGGGCCAGCGGCTCGTCATCGTGCTCAAGCGCGACGCGGTCGCCAAGGTGGTCCTCAACAACCTGTACAAGCGCACGCCCCTGCAGGACAACTTCCCGGCCAACATGCTCGCCCTGGTGGACGGTGTGCCGCGCACGCTGAGCCTGGACGGCTTCGTGCGCCACTGGGTGACCCACCAGATCGACGTCATCGTGCGCCGCTCCCGCTTCCGCCTGCGCAAGGCGGAGGAGCGCCTGCATGTGCTGGCCGGCCTGCTCAAGGCCATCGACGCACTCGACGCCGTCATCGCCCTCATCCGCCGCTCCCCGACGGCCGACGAGGCCCGCACGGGCCTCATGGGTCTGCTCGGGGTGGATGAGATCCAGGCCGACGCAATCCTGTCCCTGCAGCTGCGCCGCCTCGCGGCCCTTGAGCGCCTGAAGATCCAGCAGGAGGCCGACGAGCTCCAGGCCCGCGTGGACAACCTGAAGGAGATCATCGCCTCCCCCGAGCGTCAGCGCGGCATCGTCTCGACCGAGCTTGCGGAGATCGTCGAGAAGTACGGCGACGAGCGCCGCACGAGGATCGTGCCCTTCGACGGCGAGATGAGCATGGAGGACCTCATCCCGGAGGAAGAGGTCGTCGTGACGATCACCCGGTCCGGCTACGCCAAGCGCACGCGCACCGACCAGTACCGCTCGCAGCACCGCGGCGGCAAGGGGGTCAAGGGTGCGGCCCTGCGCGAGGACGACGTCGTCGACCACTTCTTCGTCACCACCACCCACCACTGGCTGCTGTTCTTCACGAACCTGGGACGTGTCTACCGCGCCAAGGGCTACGAGCTGCCCGAGGGCGGGCGTGACGCCAAGGGCCAGCACGTGGCGAACCTGCTCGCCTTCCAGCAGGGCGAGGAGATCGCCCAGGTCATGGAGCTCAAGGACTATGAGCAGGCGGACTACCTTGTGCTCGCCACGCGCCGTGGCCGGGTGAAGAAGACCCGCCTGGCGGACTACGACTCCCCGCGCTCGGCCGGCCTCATCGCCATCAACCTGCGTGAGGACGAGGACGGGCAGGCGGACGAGCTCGTCTCAGCGAGCCTGCTGAGCGAGGGCCAGGACCTGCTGCTCGTCTCGCGCCACGGACAGTCCACGCGCTTCACGGCCAGTGAGAACGAGCTGCGCACGATGGGGCGCGCAACCAGTGGTGTCACGGGCATGCGCTTCCGTGGTGACGACTCGCTGCTGGCGATGGACGTCGTTGATCCGTCCTGGACGGACGCGGACCTGTTCGTTGTCACCGAGGGTGGTTTCGCTAAGCGCACGAACGTCCAGGAGTACCCGACCAAGCACCGTGGTGGCTTGGGGGTCAAGGTGGCCAACCTTGTTGAGGAGCGTGGGGACCTCGTGGGTGCGCTGGTGACGGCGCCCAACGATGAGGTCATGTGCATCATGGCGTCTGGCAAGGTGGTGCGCTCGGCGGTCGCAGAGGTCTCGGTGACCGGACGCAACACGCAGGGCGTCACCCTCGCCAAGCCCGACGACGGCGACCGGATCATCGCGGTGGCCCGCAATGCCGAGCGGGAGCTCGACGGGGATGAGCCCACCGGCAGTGCCGACAGTGCTGGGAGCGCTGAGAGTGCCGTCTCAGCCTCCTCCGCTGATGACCCGGAGGCGGTAGCGTTGGCTGACGAGGACAGTGAGGAGCAGGCATGA
- a CDS encoding DUF3566 domain-containing protein has protein sequence MSEPVIHPPVSGDMSADAPASVEQGQAQVGVKTQAATTQPAVAPRRVRLALTRVNVLSVTKVSFLLSVASGIMIVVAAALVWFMLDKMHVFSTIQDLVGTMFDSDSNAFVALVEYMRFSRAISMATIIAVVNIVLTTALSAIGALLYNVTAALVGGVHLTLADE, from the coding sequence ATGAGTGAGCCCGTCATCCACCCGCCCGTGAGCGGGGACATGAGTGCTGACGCCCCGGCGTCGGTTGAGCAGGGGCAGGCCCAGGTTGGGGTGAAGACGCAGGCAGCGACGACGCAGCCGGCGGTCGCGCCGCGTCGGGTGCGCCTGGCGCTGACGAGGGTCAACGTCCTGTCCGTCACGAAGGTCTCCTTCCTGCTGTCCGTGGCCTCCGGCATCATGATTGTTGTTGCCGCCGCCCTCGTGTGGTTCATGCTCGACAAGATGCACGTGTTCTCCACGATCCAGGACCTCGTGGGCACGATGTTCGACTCGGATTCCAACGCCTTCGTGGCGCTGGTGGAGTACATGAGGTTCTCCCGCGCGATCTCCATGGCCACGATCATCGCGGTGGTCAATATCGTTCTGACCACGGCGCTGTCCGCCATCGGGGCGCTGTTGTACAACGTCACGGCGGCCCTCGTGGGTGGGGTCCATCTCACACTGGCGGACGAGTGA
- a CDS encoding Eco57I restriction-modification methylase domain-containing protein, whose protein sequence is MLATDLLSIAEVERVAALSELDALTQSELGQFFTPAAAARLIASMPRLPEAGTLRVLDPGAGSGVLSAALVSRALMERPDLSIEIVAVERDPAVLSNLRATLSACEDVGRGRVHAEAVEADFILDSAGWEASLSLDGQFDLVIESPPYGKLAVSSAHRRAMRATGVDAPNVYAAFLSLSISALKVGGQVVAITPSSFFNGPYFSAFRAHLLDSIALDRVHVFDSRSTVFADTGVLQENVVVAGTRGATPEVVELSVSRDHTDDISSRTVAYEEVVFPHDPNRFIRLATDAEDTAVADIVLSQPCTLMDLGVQVSTGRVVDYRSRHALSAVERPDAVPLVYPGNLRDGSVLWPREIRKSQWFHPGDDKDRAMLLPEGWYAVVKRFSAKEERRRIVASVWSPVEHPGEVAFENHLNVFHSGGHGLDEDLAKGIAVWLNSSVIDRFFRTFSGHTQVNATDLRALRFPTAAALRELGSNMVVSQVERV, encoded by the coding sequence GTGTTGGCGACAGATCTACTGAGCATCGCCGAGGTCGAGCGAGTTGCCGCCCTCAGCGAGCTTGACGCGCTCACTCAGAGTGAGCTTGGTCAGTTCTTCACACCTGCGGCTGCGGCTCGGCTCATCGCGTCGATGCCCCGCCTGCCTGAAGCTGGGACGCTGCGTGTGCTCGACCCCGGCGCGGGCTCGGGCGTGCTGTCCGCAGCACTGGTCAGTCGTGCGCTGATGGAGCGGCCGGACCTGTCAATTGAGATCGTGGCGGTTGAGCGCGATCCTGCGGTGTTGTCGAATCTTCGGGCGACGCTGTCTGCCTGTGAAGACGTCGGCAGAGGTCGGGTCCACGCGGAGGCTGTTGAAGCGGACTTCATCCTGGACTCTGCCGGTTGGGAAGCGTCACTGAGCCTGGATGGCCAGTTCGATCTCGTCATCGAGAGTCCTCCGTACGGGAAGTTGGCGGTGTCGAGTGCTCATCGCAGGGCCATGCGGGCCACCGGTGTTGATGCGCCGAACGTGTACGCAGCGTTCCTCTCGCTGTCCATCTCGGCCCTCAAGGTGGGCGGACAGGTTGTCGCGATCACTCCCAGCTCGTTCTTCAATGGCCCGTACTTCAGTGCGTTCCGCGCTCACCTGCTCGACTCGATCGCGCTTGACCGGGTGCACGTCTTCGACTCCCGCTCGACGGTTTTCGCGGATACCGGAGTCCTCCAGGAGAACGTGGTTGTCGCTGGAACGCGGGGCGCGACGCCTGAGGTCGTCGAACTGTCGGTCAGTCGTGACCATACGGACGACATCTCATCGCGTACCGTTGCCTACGAGGAGGTCGTCTTCCCTCACGACCCCAATCGATTCATCCGGCTGGCGACCGATGCCGAGGACACGGCTGTTGCCGACATCGTGCTGTCCCAACCCTGCACACTGATGGATCTTGGTGTTCAGGTCTCCACTGGTCGCGTGGTCGACTACCGGTCACGTCATGCTCTGAGTGCGGTCGAACGACCGGACGCCGTGCCTCTGGTCTACCCCGGTAACCTCCGCGATGGCAGCGTGCTCTGGCCGCGAGAGATTCGTAAGTCCCAGTGGTTCCATCCAGGGGATGACAAGGACCGCGCAATGCTGCTGCCAGAAGGGTGGTATGCGGTCGTCAAGCGTTTCAGCGCCAAGGAGGAGCGCCGGCGAATCGTTGCCTCGGTCTGGTCACCCGTGGAGCACCCCGGTGAGGTCGCTTTCGAGAATCATCTCAACGTCTTCCATAGTGGAGGCCACGGCTTGGACGAGGACCTCGCCAAGGGCATTGCCGTGTGGCTCAACTCCTCCGTCATCGACAGGTTCTTCCGTACGTTCTCCGGTCACACCCAGGTCAACGCCACGGACCTGCGAGCCCTGCGGTTCCCCACCGCAGCCGCACTGCGCGAACTGGGTAGCAACATGGTGGTATCCCAAGTGGAACGGGTGTGA